One genomic segment of Tursiops truncatus isolate mTurTru1 chromosome 4, mTurTru1.mat.Y, whole genome shotgun sequence includes these proteins:
- the PLSCR1 gene encoding phospholipid scramblase 1 isoform X2 — protein MDKQNVQMNDPPPGTQLPGGYPPEHPPAAFPGPPGYTAYPGTQAGYPVPPAGYSGAGPVGFPVPYQPVTSQPGAPAGVPWMPAPSPPLNCPPGLEYLTQIDQLLIHQQIELLEVLTGFETCNKYEIKNSLGQRIYFAAEDTDCCTRNCCGPSRPFTMRILDNMGREVITLDRPLRCTSCCFPCCLQEIKSLDDKYAVGKISKQWTGLVRELFTDVDNFGIQFPLDLDVKMKAVMLGACFLIDFMFFERTRNEQRAGVW, from the exons ATGGACAAACAAA ATGTGCAAATGAATGATCCTCCCCCAGGAACACAGTTGCCAGGCGGGTATCCCCCTGAACATCCTCCGGCAGCTTTCCCAG GACCTCCAGGATATACTGCCTATCCTGGCACCCAGGCTGGCTATCCAGTCCCGCCAGCTGGCTATTCAGGTGCTGGCCCAGTCGGCTTTCCTGTCCCATACCAACCAGTGACTAGTCAGCCAGGCGCACCTGCAGGGGTACCATGGATGCCAGCACCATCACCTCCATTAAACTGTCCACCCGGATTGGAATATTTGACTCAG atAGATCAACTATTGATTCATCAGCAAATTGAACTTCTGGAAG tCTTAACAGGTTTTGAAACTTGTAACAAGTATGAAATTAAGAACAGCCTTGGACAGAGAATTTACTTTGCAGCAGAGGATACTGATTGCTGTACCCGAAATTGCTGTGGGCCTTCTAGGCCTTTTACGATGAGGATTCTTGATAATATGGGCCGAGAAGTCATAACTCTGGACAGACCACTAAGGTGTACCAGCTGTTGTTTTCCCTGCTGCCTGCAGGAG attaaatCTCTTGACGATAAATATGCGGTTGGCAAGATTTCCAAGCAGTGGACTGGCCTTGTGAGAGAGTTATTTACAGATGTCGATAACTTTGGCATCCAGTTCCCTTTAGACCTTGATGTGAAAATGAAAGCTGTGATGCTCGGCGCATGTTTCCTCATT gACTTCATGTTTTTTGAAAGGACTAGAAATGAACAGAGAGCAGGAGTGTGGTAA
- the PLSCR1 gene encoding phospholipid scramblase 1 isoform X1 translates to MDKQNVQMNDPPPGTQLPGGYPPEHPPAAFPGPPGYTAYPGTQAGYPVPPAGYSGAGPVGFPVPYQPVTSQPGAPAGVPWMPAPSPPLNCPPGLEYLTQIDQLLIHQQIELLEVLTGFETCNKYEIKNSLGQRIYFAAEDTDCCTRNCCGPSRPFTMRILDNMGREVITLDRPLRCTSCCFPCCLQEIEIQAPPGVPVGYVTQTWHPCLPKFTLQNERREDVLRLTGPCIVCSCCADVDFEIKSLDDKYAVGKISKQWTGLVRELFTDVDNFGIQFPLDLDVKMKAVMLGACFLIDFMFFERTRNEQRAGVW, encoded by the exons ATGGACAAACAAA ATGTGCAAATGAATGATCCTCCCCCAGGAACACAGTTGCCAGGCGGGTATCCCCCTGAACATCCTCCGGCAGCTTTCCCAG GACCTCCAGGATATACTGCCTATCCTGGCACCCAGGCTGGCTATCCAGTCCCGCCAGCTGGCTATTCAGGTGCTGGCCCAGTCGGCTTTCCTGTCCCATACCAACCAGTGACTAGTCAGCCAGGCGCACCTGCAGGGGTACCATGGATGCCAGCACCATCACCTCCATTAAACTGTCCACCCGGATTGGAATATTTGACTCAG atAGATCAACTATTGATTCATCAGCAAATTGAACTTCTGGAAG tCTTAACAGGTTTTGAAACTTGTAACAAGTATGAAATTAAGAACAGCCTTGGACAGAGAATTTACTTTGCAGCAGAGGATACTGATTGCTGTACCCGAAATTGCTGTGGGCCTTCTAGGCCTTTTACGATGAGGATTCTTGATAATATGGGCCGAGAAGTCATAACTCTGGACAGACCACTAAGGTGTACCAGCTGTTGTTTTCCCTGCTGCCTGCAGGAG ATAGAAATCCAGGCTCCTCCTGGTGTACCAGTAGGTTATGTTACTCAGACCTGGCACCCATGCCTGCCAAAGTTTACACTTCAAAATGAGAGGAGAGAGGATGTGCTAAGACTTACTGGTCCATGTATTGTCTGCAGCTGTTGTGCAGATGTTGATTTTGAG attaaatCTCTTGACGATAAATATGCGGTTGGCAAGATTTCCAAGCAGTGGACTGGCCTTGTGAGAGAGTTATTTACAGATGTCGATAACTTTGGCATCCAGTTCCCTTTAGACCTTGATGTGAAAATGAAAGCTGTGATGCTCGGCGCATGTTTCCTCATT gACTTCATGTTTTTTGAAAGGACTAGAAATGAACAGAGAGCAGGAGTGTGGTAA